The following coding sequences lie in one Mercenaria mercenaria strain notata chromosome 5, MADL_Memer_1, whole genome shotgun sequence genomic window:
- the LOC128556944 gene encoding uncharacterized protein LOC128556944, giving the protein MAKLPAGYPGATTHTDIIQLLHDEVVSLCQKNYNTVSGLEIDGIICISILDTKEQQVVKIHKTLKSVFADNKKKPKRQKTHEQPSYWLHGNLGNTGFPAVHNTNGQENFQNDINVLSNLLRDTNAAIRKEREGKSGAESVSKQSKRKRSQPKQRVTNSVEPSAESKKPEERNEASRNETPLPKESSYHDSPGINPFIHKDVIKVKEEKVDPEYEAAEQTQPKIVNVSSVAESEKDKIAESEKDKTEGVVEKTKVSSLIDRIIEKEIPRGNSEDKTITQHQEKNNFDKEIKDSAKENGVEDNSEFQAIEVKVEKNIDESEYGGSQECDAGDFTGASSDNVLTGGSNSETENFDCPPEWLYNEHSSLGEVGRTALLDKLHEKGSLALTGYPRERGRSEPDPQGRSWIEMVKDNVSKYQAALERSSKGRTEVENGISDTGSTVQTSALTKSSSSLVALLKNSSAALSQSKEVTTNAILDSARNSRGSSVPVQGTDQISDKSRSVSPIVKIEVDEDMTHEIYSQSDGEVNGDKNSRNASLDMPREYKSVVAKAPQGKLESRYPALFSHLQQAKQVGIDSQDQSNSLVNRLPFISFQELFSQAATGAPSPRLSESTTMQLLAQARINPYPSKEKNKGQRKVWNWKKRQVRPRDADGKIISPIPVNLKAQKEANKKRRHLGFHASLKKTFSKRGPKCEKEQDKDWQPETDNIDVDSDNNENIASNTERRTRLSCGEKPRINFAELENSDIEIDEDEDVDEVDMFQASNVKQFIDNVNPLVYTERPVDGNSVFPGGGSEQLLAAFSASSEQLNSASSSASEQYKCSLCGLEFNQEYRWHYHLIKVHGITADKEKLFR; this is encoded by the coding sequence atgGCAAAACTACCAGCTGGCTATCCAGGGGCAACCACCCATACAGACATTATTCAGCTGCTTCATGAtgaagttgtctccctttgtcAGAAAAATTACAATACAGTGTCTGGTTTAGAAATAGATGGAATTATTTGTATCTCGATTCTTGATACCAAGGAGCAACAAGTTGTGAAAATTCATAAAACTCTTAAATCTGTGTTTGCTGATAACAAAAAGAAACCAAAAAGGCAAAAAACTCATGAGCAACCATCTTATTGGTTGCATGGAAACTTGGGAAACACAGGATTTCCAGCTGTACATAATACAAATGGACAAGAAAACTTCCAGAATGATATTAATGTTCTTAGTAATTTACTTAGAGATACAAATGCTGCAATACGTAAAGAGAGGGAAGGGAAATCAGGAGCGGAATCTGTCTCTAAACAAAGTAAGAGAAAACGAAGTCAGCCAAAACAAAGAGTTACGAACAGTGTTGAACCTTCTGCAGAGAGCAAGAAGCCGGAAGAAAGAAATGAAGCAAGCAGAAATGAAACTCCATTACCGAAGGAAAGTAGTTACCATGATTCCCCAGGAATTAATCCATTTATACATAAAGATGTAATAAAAGTGAAAGAAGAGAAGGTTGATCCAGAATATGAAGCTGCTGAGCAGACTCAGCCAAAGATTGTTAATGTCTCAAGTGTAGCGGAAAGTGAGAAAGACAAAATAGCTGAAAGTGAGAAAGACAAAACTGAAGGTGTTGTAGAAAAGACAAAAGTTTCCTCTTTAATTGACCGtattattgaaaaagaaattccaaGAGGGAACAGTGAGGACAAAACTATTACTCAGCATCAGGAgaaaaacaattttgacaaagAAATTAAAGACAGTGCAAAGGAAAATGGTGTAGAAGATAACTCTGAATTCCAGGCTATTGAAGTGAAAGTGGAGAAAAATATTGATGAGAGTGAGTATGGCGGTTCACAAGAGTGTGATGCAGGGGACTTCACAGGAGCCAGTTCTGATAATGTATTAACAGGGGGAAGTAACTCTGAAACTGAGAACTTTGACTGTCCACCAGAATGGCTATACAATGAACATTCCTCCTTAGGTGAAGTGGGGAGAACTGCACTTCTTGACAAATTGCATGAGAAAGGAAGTTTGGCTCTAACAGGTTATCCCAGAGAAAGGGGTAGATCAGAGCCGGACCCTCAGGGAAGATCTTGGATTGAGATGGTTAAAGACAATGTAAGCAAATATCAGGCTGCATTAGAGAGATCAAGCAAAGGCAGGACTGAAGTTGAAAATGGCATTAGTGATACAGGCTCTACTGTGCAAACATCTGCGCTTACTAAAAGCTCTTCCAGTCTTGTAGCCCTGTTGAAAAATTCTTCAGCTGCTTTATCTCAATCAAAAGAAGTCACAACAAATGCTATCCTTGACTCTGCTCGAAACTCACGCGGTTCAAGTGTTCCAGTACAAGGTACAGACCAGATCTCGGATAAGAGTAGATCAGTTTCACCCATTGTAAAGATTGAGGTTGATGAAGATATGACTCATGAAATCTATTCACAAAGTGATGGAGAAGTGAATGGTGATAAAAATAGCAGAAATGCTAGTTTAGATATGCCTCGAGAATATAAAAGTGTGGTGGCAAAAGCTCCTCAAGGTAAACTTGAATCCAGATATCCAGCATTGTTCAGTCATTTACAGCAAGCAAAGCAGGTGGGCATTGACAGCCAGGATCAGTCCAACTCCCTTGTCAACAGGCTTCCTTTCATCTCATTCCAGGAGCTGTTCTCCCAGGCTGCAACGGGGGCACCATCACCAAGACTTAGCGAATCAACAACCATGCAACTCCTTGCACAGGCTAGAATCAATCCATACCcttctaaagaaaaaaataaaggtcAACGAAAAGTTTGGAATTGGAAAAAACGTCAGGTTAGGCCTAGGGATGCAGATGGTAAAATAATTTCGCCAATTCCTGTCAATCTGAAGGCACAAAAAGAGGCTAACAAGAAAAGACGCCATCTTGGTTTTCATGCTTCACTGAAAAAGACTTTTTCCAAGAGAGGTCCAAAATGTGAAAAGGAGCAAGACAAAGACTGGCAGCCTGAAACAGACAATATTGATGTAGACTCTGATAACAATGAGAATATTGCAAGCAACACAGAAAGAAGAACTCGGCTCTCTTGTGGTGAAAAACCAAGAATAAACTTCGCTGAACTTGAAAATTCCGACATTGAAATTGATGAGGATGAAGATGTAGATGAAGTTGACATGTTTCAAGCTTCtaatgtaaaacaatttataGATAATGTTAATCCACTTGTATATACTGAGAGACCAGTAGATGGTAATTCAGTATTTCCTGGGGGAGGCAGTGAACAGTTACTTGCAGCATTTAGTGCTAGTAGTGAACAGTTAAATAGTGCAAGTAGCTCAGCCTCAGAACAATACAAGTGTTCATTATGCGGACTAGAATTTAACCAAGAGTACAGATGGCACTATCATTTGATAAAAGTTCATGGTATCACTGCAGATAAGGAGAAGCTGTTTAGGTAA